The Neodiprion virginianus isolate iyNeoVirg1 chromosome 5, iyNeoVirg1.1, whole genome shotgun sequence genome contains a region encoding:
- the LOC124306080 gene encoding uncharacterized protein LOC124306080 isoform X3: MLFQFMGQSIQFRLVEVSEKEKSELSQLIKANGGVVSENTLIKFTSRNAHIEDGDLYLVDFIYDCVKQNKILDITKYKYGTKGIGCPMSQFLTGSASCMAFTNMDATFCPLHQSTLLDNSVRILRLVDDQVRIQNEHDYGDNIMREIRPSYIQYEEIVLPTTDTEGSIPDSMYYPDESHSQNSCLRADSNVENQETLGGELVTDVPSPARFEEKSYDDASNEVNPENGRDIENIHSQDDSDPIRILGRTKIEDILRRDNFRLTSSDSDETIENASSWIECRRKKSYKPSSNDDTAWSSSQDEKATNVKSRKKDIRQQPSCSNWIGTKKFASKNKPSIQERLTRKSENEIIIATDSDSDVSEVGPNRLRHRNFDNWEQQEMVNYLIKNSCISEARGNRVWKQMIDEGLLKHRTVHSLNNHFRRYILPNIHLYRMSKDSREEFDLLKQ, from the exons ATGCTGTTCCAATTCATGGGGCAATCCATTCAGTTTAGATTGGTGGAAGTaagcgaaaaagaaaaatctgaatTAAGCCAACTTATAAAA GCCAACGGAGGAGTCGTATCGGAAAACACTTTGATAAAATTTACTAGCAGAAATGCTCACATAGAAGACGGAGATCTATATCTTGTGGATTTCATATACGATTGCGTAAAGCAGAACAAGATCTTAGACATAACAAAATATAA GTATGGAACTAAGGGGATTGGATGTCCGATGAGCCAGTTCTTGACAGGAAGCGCATCCTGCATGGC GTTCACCAACATGGATGCTACTTTTTGTCCTTTACATCAATCCACATTATTGGATAACAGCGTCAGAATACTAAGACTTGTTGACGATCAAGTCAGAATACAAAATGAGCATGATTATGGTGATAATATTATGAGAGAGATACGTCCCTCTTACATCCAATATGAAGAAATA GTGCTGCCGACGACAGATACCGAAGGCTCCATACCAGACTCAATGTATTATCCTGACGAATCTCATTCACAAAACAGTTGTCTGCGGGCAGATAGTAATGTTGAAAATCAAGAAACGTTAGGGGGCGAACTGGTTACTGATGTTCCATCACCGGCGAGATTCGAAGAGAAAAGTTACGACGACGCTTCAAATGAGGTGAATCCTGAAAATGGAAGAGATATCGAAAATATTCA TTCCCAGGATGATTCCGACCCGATCAGGATACTTGGCCGAACAAAAATAGAAGATATTCTCAGAAGGGATAATTTTCGATTGACTTCTTCCGACAGTGACGAAACAATTGAGAATGCCTCATCATGGATTGAATGCAGgcgaaaaaaatcgtacaaGCCGAGTAGTAATGATGATACGGCATGGTCATCGTCACAAGACGAAAAAGCAACTAATGTCAAAAGTCGGAAAAAAGATATCAGACAACAGCCAAGCTGCTCCAACTGGATAGGAACTAAAAAATTTGCATCCAAGAATAAACCTTCAATACAAGAAAGACTGACAAGAAAAAGtgagaatgaaataattatcgcAACTGACAG TGATTCTGATGTGTCAGAGGTGGGTCCCAATCGTCTT AGACACAGAAATTTTGATAACTGGGAACAGCAAGAGATGGTAAATTACTTAAtcaaaaacagctgtatcAGTGAAGCACGTGGAAATAGAGTATGGAAGCAGATGATCGATGAAGGG CTGCTGAAGCACAGAACTGTTCACTCCCTCAACAATCACTTTCGGAGATACATCCTGCCAAATATTCATCTATATAGAATGAGTAAAGATAGTCGAGAAGAGTTCGACCTTCTTAAACAATAG
- the LOC124306080 gene encoding uncharacterized protein LOC124306080 isoform X1 yields MLFQFMGQSIQFRLVEVSEKEKSELSQLIKANGGVVSENTLIKFTSRNAHIEDGDLYLVDFIYDCVKQNKILDITKYKYGTKGIGCPMSQFLTGSASCMAFTNMDATFCPLHQSTLLDNSVRILRLVDDQVRIQNEHDYGDNIMREIRPSYIQYEEIVLPTTDTEGSIPDSMYYPDESHSQNSCLRADSNVENQETLGGELVTDVPSPARFEEKSYDDASNEVNPENGRDIENIHSQDDSDPIRILGRTKIEDILRRDNFRLTSSDSDETIENASSWIECRRKKSYKPSSNDDTAWSSSQDEKATNVKSRKKDIRQQPSCSNWIGTKKFASKNKPSIQERLTRKSENEIIIATDSDSDVSEVGPNRLPNPTNKVRQSNRILQSTARRRRPIHRNFDNWEQQEMVNYLIKNSCISEARGNRVWKQMIDEGLLKHRTVHSLNNHFRRYILPNIHLYRMSKDSREEFDLLKQ; encoded by the exons ATGCTGTTCCAATTCATGGGGCAATCCATTCAGTTTAGATTGGTGGAAGTaagcgaaaaagaaaaatctgaatTAAGCCAACTTATAAAA GCCAACGGAGGAGTCGTATCGGAAAACACTTTGATAAAATTTACTAGCAGAAATGCTCACATAGAAGACGGAGATCTATATCTTGTGGATTTCATATACGATTGCGTAAAGCAGAACAAGATCTTAGACATAACAAAATATAA GTATGGAACTAAGGGGATTGGATGTCCGATGAGCCAGTTCTTGACAGGAAGCGCATCCTGCATGGC GTTCACCAACATGGATGCTACTTTTTGTCCTTTACATCAATCCACATTATTGGATAACAGCGTCAGAATACTAAGACTTGTTGACGATCAAGTCAGAATACAAAATGAGCATGATTATGGTGATAATATTATGAGAGAGATACGTCCCTCTTACATCCAATATGAAGAAATA GTGCTGCCGACGACAGATACCGAAGGCTCCATACCAGACTCAATGTATTATCCTGACGAATCTCATTCACAAAACAGTTGTCTGCGGGCAGATAGTAATGTTGAAAATCAAGAAACGTTAGGGGGCGAACTGGTTACTGATGTTCCATCACCGGCGAGATTCGAAGAGAAAAGTTACGACGACGCTTCAAATGAGGTGAATCCTGAAAATGGAAGAGATATCGAAAATATTCA TTCCCAGGATGATTCCGACCCGATCAGGATACTTGGCCGAACAAAAATAGAAGATATTCTCAGAAGGGATAATTTTCGATTGACTTCTTCCGACAGTGACGAAACAATTGAGAATGCCTCATCATGGATTGAATGCAGgcgaaaaaaatcgtacaaGCCGAGTAGTAATGATGATACGGCATGGTCATCGTCACAAGACGAAAAAGCAACTAATGTCAAAAGTCGGAAAAAAGATATCAGACAACAGCCAAGCTGCTCCAACTGGATAGGAACTAAAAAATTTGCATCCAAGAATAAACCTTCAATACAAGAAAGACTGACAAGAAAAAGtgagaatgaaataattatcgcAACTGACAG TGATTCTGATGTGTCAGAGGTGGGTCCCAATCGTCTTCCAAATCC tACCAATAAAGTCCGTCAAAGTAATAGAATATTACAATCGACAGCAAGACGACGTCGTCCTAT ACACAGAAATTTTGATAACTGGGAACAGCAAGAGATGGTAAATTACTTAAtcaaaaacagctgtatcAGTGAAGCACGTGGAAATAGAGTATGGAAGCAGATGATCGATGAAGGG CTGCTGAAGCACAGAACTGTTCACTCCCTCAACAATCACTTTCGGAGATACATCCTGCCAAATATTCATCTATATAGAATGAGTAAAGATAGTCGAGAAGAGTTCGACCTTCTTAAACAATAG
- the LOC124304944 gene encoding probable DNA replication complex GINS protein PSF2 isoform X1: MDPNEVEFLGEKQLVTIIPSFTFNQIHLISGSIGPFRAGLPTQVPIWLAVNLKQQQKCRIVGQEWMDAKLLIDVKDEEKTSKFFTKMPSDHYMDETLMLLGVAPEDIPQAEEIRTIVKDLWDIRMSKLRTSVDAFMKSDSAFAKLDHLTPMEINCIRPSLPHALDQRDRIQTCGSRPRDSQDTQRS, translated from the exons ATGGATCCAAATGAAGTGGAGTTCTTGGGGGAGAAACAATTGGTGACAATTATACCAAGTTTCACTTTCAATCAGATTCATTTGATATCTGGATCAATTGGACCGTTTCGAGCCGGCTTACCTACTCAAGTTCCGATTTGGTTGGCAGTTAAtttaaaacaacaacaaaagtGTCGCATTGTCGGTCAAGAATGGATGGACGCCAAGCTATTGATAGACGTGAAggacgaagaaaaaacatcCAA atttttcacaaaaatgcCTAGTGATCACTACATGGACGAAACTCTCATGCTTTTGGGTGTAGCTCCAGAAGACATTCCACAGGCTGAAGAGATCAGAACAATTGTTAAG GATCTGTGGGATATTCGTATGTCTAAATTACGTACTTCAGTCGATGCCTTCATGAAAAGTGACAGCGCATTTGCTAAACTAGACCATTTGACACCGATGGAAATAAATTGCATACGGCCTTCGCTACCTCATGCTCTTGACCAGCGAGATCGCATTCAAACG TGTGGAAGCAGGCCAAGAGATTCCCAGGACACACAGCGTTCATAG
- the LOC124306080 gene encoding uncharacterized protein LOC124306080 isoform X2, producing the protein MLFQFMGQSIQFRLVEVSEKEKSELSQLIKANGGVVSENTLIKFTSRNAHIEDGDLYLVDFIYDCVKQNKILDITKYKYGTKGIGCPMSQFLTGSASCMAFTNMDATFCPLHQSTLLDNSVRILRLVDDQVRIQNEHDYGDNIMREIRPSYIQYEEIVLPTTDTEGSIPDSMYYPDESHSQNSCLRADSNVENQETLGGELVTDVPSPARFEEKSYDDASNEVNPENGRDIENIHSQDDSDPIRILGRTKIEDILRRDNFRLTSSDSDETIENASSWIECRRKKSYKPSSNDDTAWSSSQDEKATNVKSRKKDIRQQPSCSNWIGTKKFASKNKPSIQERLTRKSENEIIIATDSDSDVSEVGPNRLPNPHRNFDNWEQQEMVNYLIKNSCISEARGNRVWKQMIDEGLLKHRTVHSLNNHFRRYILPNIHLYRMSKDSREEFDLLKQ; encoded by the exons ATGCTGTTCCAATTCATGGGGCAATCCATTCAGTTTAGATTGGTGGAAGTaagcgaaaaagaaaaatctgaatTAAGCCAACTTATAAAA GCCAACGGAGGAGTCGTATCGGAAAACACTTTGATAAAATTTACTAGCAGAAATGCTCACATAGAAGACGGAGATCTATATCTTGTGGATTTCATATACGATTGCGTAAAGCAGAACAAGATCTTAGACATAACAAAATATAA GTATGGAACTAAGGGGATTGGATGTCCGATGAGCCAGTTCTTGACAGGAAGCGCATCCTGCATGGC GTTCACCAACATGGATGCTACTTTTTGTCCTTTACATCAATCCACATTATTGGATAACAGCGTCAGAATACTAAGACTTGTTGACGATCAAGTCAGAATACAAAATGAGCATGATTATGGTGATAATATTATGAGAGAGATACGTCCCTCTTACATCCAATATGAAGAAATA GTGCTGCCGACGACAGATACCGAAGGCTCCATACCAGACTCAATGTATTATCCTGACGAATCTCATTCACAAAACAGTTGTCTGCGGGCAGATAGTAATGTTGAAAATCAAGAAACGTTAGGGGGCGAACTGGTTACTGATGTTCCATCACCGGCGAGATTCGAAGAGAAAAGTTACGACGACGCTTCAAATGAGGTGAATCCTGAAAATGGAAGAGATATCGAAAATATTCA TTCCCAGGATGATTCCGACCCGATCAGGATACTTGGCCGAACAAAAATAGAAGATATTCTCAGAAGGGATAATTTTCGATTGACTTCTTCCGACAGTGACGAAACAATTGAGAATGCCTCATCATGGATTGAATGCAGgcgaaaaaaatcgtacaaGCCGAGTAGTAATGATGATACGGCATGGTCATCGTCACAAGACGAAAAAGCAACTAATGTCAAAAGTCGGAAAAAAGATATCAGACAACAGCCAAGCTGCTCCAACTGGATAGGAACTAAAAAATTTGCATCCAAGAATAAACCTTCAATACAAGAAAGACTGACAAGAAAAAGtgagaatgaaataattatcgcAACTGACAG TGATTCTGATGTGTCAGAGGTGGGTCCCAATCGTCTTCCAAATCC ACACAGAAATTTTGATAACTGGGAACAGCAAGAGATGGTAAATTACTTAAtcaaaaacagctgtatcAGTGAAGCACGTGGAAATAGAGTATGGAAGCAGATGATCGATGAAGGG CTGCTGAAGCACAGAACTGTTCACTCCCTCAACAATCACTTTCGGAGATACATCCTGCCAAATATTCATCTATATAGAATGAGTAAAGATAGTCGAGAAGAGTTCGACCTTCTTAAACAATAG
- the LOC124306080 gene encoding uncharacterized protein LOC124306080 isoform X4, which yields MRNSQIANGGVVSENTLIKFTSRNAHIEDGDLYLVDFIYDCVKQNKILDITKYKYGTKGIGCPMSQFLTGSASCMAFTNMDATFCPLHQSTLLDNSVRILRLVDDQVRIQNEHDYGDNIMREIRPSYIQYEEIVLPTTDTEGSIPDSMYYPDESHSQNSCLRADSNVENQETLGGELVTDVPSPARFEEKSYDDASNEVNPENGRDIENIHSQDDSDPIRILGRTKIEDILRRDNFRLTSSDSDETIENASSWIECRRKKSYKPSSNDDTAWSSSQDEKATNVKSRKKDIRQQPSCSNWIGTKKFASKNKPSIQERLTRKSENEIIIATDSDSDVSEVGPNRLPNPTNKVRQSNRILQSTARRRRPIHRNFDNWEQQEMVNYLIKNSCISEARGNRVWKQMIDEGLLKHRTVHSLNNHFRRYILPNIHLYRMSKDSREEFDLLKQ from the exons ATGCGCAACTCTCAGATT GCCAACGGAGGAGTCGTATCGGAAAACACTTTGATAAAATTTACTAGCAGAAATGCTCACATAGAAGACGGAGATCTATATCTTGTGGATTTCATATACGATTGCGTAAAGCAGAACAAGATCTTAGACATAACAAAATATAA GTATGGAACTAAGGGGATTGGATGTCCGATGAGCCAGTTCTTGACAGGAAGCGCATCCTGCATGGC GTTCACCAACATGGATGCTACTTTTTGTCCTTTACATCAATCCACATTATTGGATAACAGCGTCAGAATACTAAGACTTGTTGACGATCAAGTCAGAATACAAAATGAGCATGATTATGGTGATAATATTATGAGAGAGATACGTCCCTCTTACATCCAATATGAAGAAATA GTGCTGCCGACGACAGATACCGAAGGCTCCATACCAGACTCAATGTATTATCCTGACGAATCTCATTCACAAAACAGTTGTCTGCGGGCAGATAGTAATGTTGAAAATCAAGAAACGTTAGGGGGCGAACTGGTTACTGATGTTCCATCACCGGCGAGATTCGAAGAGAAAAGTTACGACGACGCTTCAAATGAGGTGAATCCTGAAAATGGAAGAGATATCGAAAATATTCA TTCCCAGGATGATTCCGACCCGATCAGGATACTTGGCCGAACAAAAATAGAAGATATTCTCAGAAGGGATAATTTTCGATTGACTTCTTCCGACAGTGACGAAACAATTGAGAATGCCTCATCATGGATTGAATGCAGgcgaaaaaaatcgtacaaGCCGAGTAGTAATGATGATACGGCATGGTCATCGTCACAAGACGAAAAAGCAACTAATGTCAAAAGTCGGAAAAAAGATATCAGACAACAGCCAAGCTGCTCCAACTGGATAGGAACTAAAAAATTTGCATCCAAGAATAAACCTTCAATACAAGAAAGACTGACAAGAAAAAGtgagaatgaaataattatcgcAACTGACAG TGATTCTGATGTGTCAGAGGTGGGTCCCAATCGTCTTCCAAATCC tACCAATAAAGTCCGTCAAAGTAATAGAATATTACAATCGACAGCAAGACGACGTCGTCCTAT ACACAGAAATTTTGATAACTGGGAACAGCAAGAGATGGTAAATTACTTAAtcaaaaacagctgtatcAGTGAAGCACGTGGAAATAGAGTATGGAAGCAGATGATCGATGAAGGG CTGCTGAAGCACAGAACTGTTCACTCCCTCAACAATCACTTTCGGAGATACATCCTGCCAAATATTCATCTATATAGAATGAGTAAAGATAGTCGAGAAGAGTTCGACCTTCTTAAACAATAG
- the LOC124304944 gene encoding probable DNA replication complex GINS protein PSF2 isoform X2 has product MKLKFFTKMPSDHYMDETLMLLGVAPEDIPQAEEIRTIVKDLWDIRMSKLRTSVDAFMKSDSAFAKLDHLTPMEINCIRPSLPHALDQRDRIQTCGSRPRDSQDTQRS; this is encoded by the exons ATGAAGTTGAA atttttcacaaaaatgcCTAGTGATCACTACATGGACGAAACTCTCATGCTTTTGGGTGTAGCTCCAGAAGACATTCCACAGGCTGAAGAGATCAGAACAATTGTTAAG GATCTGTGGGATATTCGTATGTCTAAATTACGTACTTCAGTCGATGCCTTCATGAAAAGTGACAGCGCATTTGCTAAACTAGACCATTTGACACCGATGGAAATAAATTGCATACGGCCTTCGCTACCTCATGCTCTTGACCAGCGAGATCGCATTCAAACG TGTGGAAGCAGGCCAAGAGATTCCCAGGACACACAGCGTTCATAG